TCTTATTCTGATGATCTCTCTTGTGAATAGAATTGTCTTTGTTGCCAATCCACTCTGATCCCAATGATTTCAAAATTGGGAAAATGATTGTTTCACTCaaagtatgcaataccgtaccgtaccataccggtgtttcgaggttggctcgatatggtacggtaccggtgtaccgagcggtacaccagggcgtactaagcggtacaccctggtgtaccgaataattttatatattttttcattattgtatcactgtagcactgctacagtataatagtgtaagcactgtagcggtaccgggcggtccgcgtactggtATGCCGTTGGACGGGAACGTACcacccgtactgggcggtaccattcggtactgcataccatggttTCACTTATATCTTGGTGATTTGTCTTAATTTTGACCACCATTAGACCTCTGCCCAGCTAGAGACCAGTAAAATATGGGTGGCGGCAAGCATGACATTATCTCTCCCTGCCTCTCTTTTTCTCACTCTTGTTGTAATGAACTAAATTCTGTTTCTTTTCTTTATTGTTTCTTGTTGGTATCtttattctttgttttttttcattcttttggaaTGCACATAGTACTCTTTCTGGCTCAATTATGTTCCTTTTCATTTTTTCTCTTATATTCTGCAGTGGTAAATTGGTCTGTCCCTCGATATTAATTCAAAGCATCCCTCACTGGTTTCTTTTGGGCCCAATACTGATATGATCTTGTGGCAGCAAAGTTACAACATATTATGAAATATGCTTTGACCAGCCAGCATATGCTAAGTCTTGATATTGACCAAAATCAAACTGAAACCTTTATCCTGCTATAACAAAACATAGAGCCAGAGAATTTGAGACAAACAATAGATAAGAATCTTTTGGTTAAACATCTTGAGAGCTCTTAGTTTTTAGAACATGAACAATTTCCATTTTATATGCAGTTTTCTAGTTCATTGCTTCCACAACAATGGCAATGGGAATAGCAGATAAAAAGGCTATTTTTGATGTTAATGTTCCCTCTTAAAGGACTGCTTATCAAGGACTTTTATTTTCTGGCATTCTGATCTGTGATCCTAGAAATTAGAAACCTGAAATATAGGCACCACAATTGCTCAATCACTTGTTATATcatgtattttcgggtgtttaatACAATTGCTAGGTGGAAGAAGCATTTGCTATAGCTTGCAATAATTTCAAACAATTGCTAAGATCTACTCAGCATATAAAAATGCTTCTGAACTCTGAAGCCTCTTCGTGAGTGTCCTTACAGTTTAGGTTGGCTTGAATAAATTATGTTTCTTTGTTTATCATCAACTTGCTAGGAGAAATCATTACTCATTCAGATGAAAGTCTATAGGTTCTATAActcactttttttttctctttaatgatcaaataataaaatctgTAAATCCAGCCTATGGATATCTAGTCCAATCTTATTTTCAAGACCTTAGAATTTTACTACTTGCCCTGCTTAATGTGAAGTTTTATAGGCCTTTTGCCATTTTCAGTGCATAATTATTAGCCATTACTCTCCATTTTGTTTCTATATGTAAGAACATTTTGAACTCTCAGGGACTTCGAGACACACCTTTATCCTTCATCCAATATAGCAAGGTGCTTGTGTGATTGTATAAATAACTTCATTTAGAGTCAAATCTAACAACTAATACAGAGTGCTGCACAATTTCGATTGTCTTTGTAAATTTATAatctaaacaatcaagatatctaCTAAGCATATGCATATCTGTGACTGGAAGTAGAGCTACAGGTTACAATAAATGTTCCCATGTTTCATTTGTAGAAAGTCCCAGTGTCAGATTATTTTTCAAAGCTAAACACTTGAAAGCCATCCTATATACACAACTTGAAATAGCTGACAAACGTAAGAGTGTAAACCATACTTGTCAGTCAACTTTGGTGACATACACCGAGTGTTATGTAAGAGCCTCAAATTAATTTCAGTTGTCTTATAAGTTTTACACAGTGGATTTCTATTAAAAACATTCATGGTAGTCAATACATTTAATTATATTAAGGTGCACTGAGATATAATCTTATTCAtttcatgtctaagtttatccatatatcatggtgaacttgaattttgttcttttcttcaaTCTTAAACCTCCTGCTTAATATTCATTCGTCATATGGACTATTTCAaaggaggaaaaataaaaaagcatTATAGGGGAATTGCTTTCCATGGATGCACATACCGCAAATTGTTGACTTACGTCTCTTTTTAGGTTTTACACGTTTGTTTTAGTGTTTAACAATGCCTTACCCAAGCTTATGATTATCGGCACAAGTAGATCTGGCCATAGGCAATCACTTAGAACCTGTAACTAATTAAATGCTGCAGCTTTATATGGCTTTCCAAACTGAGATTTCTTGGTCCTTTGAACTCTGCAACTTCTTGTTTCATAAAATGTTACTAAATAACTTAGAAATAGAAAGTATTGTAGTTGCATGTGGATCACTGGTTAACTTATGAATTTTTTCAGGTTTTGCACAACTGGGCTTCCAAGCGATATTATCATTGAAGTTGGAGAGATGGCCTTCCATCTTCATAAGGTGAGGTGATTAGTCATTAAATTGAATGTGACTGTACTTATACCAAGCAATCTATTTAATTCAATGTTAACATGTTCAATAAGGTGAGGTGATTTAGTTATTTACTTAAACAACATCGTACTTGCATCAAGAGGATGGCCCTCGGCACCATGGTAAAAAATTGctccatttgacataaatgaccaGGGCTCAAGACATGAAAGCAATCTTTCTAATTATAGGTGGTAGGCTGTATATTGACCCTCCATAAACTTTGCATCGATGGTACGCATGCATTGGGCTGCCCTTTTCTTTAACAATTTTATATAGATATCTATTTAATGCAataattagttgatatttttatggtTTTGCTACTGTCTTATTAGATAAGGCTCTGAATTCTAGGCTCATTTGCAAAATTCTTTTTGGGTGAGACTGTTTTAAGCTTCAACATTCTCTTTCATGACGGAACAAAAAATGTCAAGCTCCTAGCATCGTACAACATTGCTGTCATTTGTGTCAAAGAAACTTTTGTTGTCTCTTATTTCTCAAGTACAAAAATGTAAAATTAAATGAGTCCTTTTTTACTATCTGGTTTGTTTATTTATAAGGTTAATATAAAAAGACAAATAAACCAGACAAATTGAAATCTTGCAGCCTGAGCTGGACAACCAAGTTGCTTCTCCAGTGACAGTATGTTATCAATTGTTTCTTCACTATTGAAGAGGGTAAATTGTGTGAGAATTGTAGATTTATTAATTCTTTTATGGTCTGCTTTTCTCCTACCCATTGTTTAGGCCAATTTGACTTTCTTTGGGTTCTTTCAGATCAACTGGGACTTTATCTAAGAACGTGTGCTGAAATTTTCCAGAAGTATCTGAATtctattattcatgaattatgttTGATGTTCTTCTTGCAGTTCCCTCTTTTGTCAAAGAGTGCTCTCCTGGAAAAGCTTATTGAGGAGATCTCTGATGAACAAGAGGGTTGTGTAGTGAAGTTGGATGATCTTCCTGGTGGGTCTAAAGCATTTGAACTAGTGGCTAGATTCTGTTATGGTGTGAAGTTTGAACTCACTGCATCGAATGTGGTTTGCCTACACTGTGCTGCTGAGCATCTTCAAATGACAGAGGAAATAGCAGAAGGCAATTTGATCACTCAGACAGAGATCTTTATCAACCAAGTCGTCATTCGTAGCTGGAAAGATTCGATAAAAGCACTCGTGATGTGCAACAATCTTCTCCCACATGCTGAAAATCTTCAGATCATTAAGAGATGCCTTGATTCTCTAGCTGTTAAAGCTTGTACAGATCCCAATCTGTTTGGTTGGCCAATGGTGGAGCATGGCACAATGCACAGCCCTGGTGGGAGTGTTTTGTGGAATGGAATCAGCACAGGAGCCAGACCACGAAATTGTAGTTCTGATTGGTGGTATGAAGACGTCTCTTCATTGAGTCTTCCCTTGTATAAGAAGCTGATCTCGGTCATGGAATCTCGAGGTATCAGACAAGAAGTAATAGCAGGCTCCATGACGTTCTATGCCAAAAGGTATCTGCCTGGTAttagtaggcatcactgtatgccATCTGTAGCTCTGACAGCTGCACCATCTGAAGAAGAACAGAGACAGCTTCTTGAAGAGATTGCAAGCATGTTACCTTTACAAAAGGGTATGATATCAACTAATGTCTTGTTCGGTCTTCTTCGCACTGGCATGATTCTGCAAGTGAAACCATCATGCATTTCTGACCTGGAGAAAAGAATCGGGCTGCAGCTAGACCAGGCCACTTTGGAGGATCTTCTGTTGCCAAACTTTTCATATTCTATGGAGACACTGTACAATGTTGACTGTGTACAACAAATTCTTGAGCACTTCTTAGCCATGGTTCAAGCTGCTGATTGTGCATCCCCTAATATGGTTGATGATGAGCAAATAACTGGTTCACCTTCTCTGGAACCTGTTACTACTGCTGCCAAGCTAATCGATGGGTATCTAGCAGAGATTGCACCAGATGTCAACTTAAAGCTTCCAAAGTTCCAAAATCTGGCTGGTGCAGTACCTGATTATGCACGGCcactggatgatggactatatcgTGCTATTGACATCTATTTAAAGGTATTTATTCAAGCACATTGCATCAAATATCATGATTGTAATATGGATCTCCACCAGCACAAACTTGTGCTTCTTTTTCTCACAAGATTATCATATTTTGTCTTGTAACCTTCAACAACTTGCTGTCAAATAATTGAAATGAATGTTCTATTTCTATTATAGAATCTCAATATATATGCAGTTTGATACATATTAAGTGTTCAAGTTTTCAATCAAATTTGTCATTATCCTGTCGAAATGTTGCTGATATATTTATTACTCATTATACATATTACAGGCACACCCATGGCTCACTGAAGCTGACAGAGAACAGCTCTGCCGGCTGATGGACTGCCAGAAGCTCTCCCTAGAAGCCTGCACTCATGCTGCACAGAATGAGAGGCTCCCATTACGATTAGTGGTTCAAGTGCTTTTCTTTGAGCAACTTCAACTTAGGACCTCAATCGCTGGTTGCTTGCTTGTTTCTGACAACCTTGATGGATCACGGCCCTTGAGGGGTGGACTGGTGGGTTCAGGTGATGCTGGTGGGTGGGCAAGCACCGTGAGGGAAAACCATGTATTGAAGGAAGGAATGGATAACATGAGGATGAGAGTGTCGGAGCTTGAAAAGGAGTGCATGAGCATGAGACAGGAGATTGAGAAGTTGGGCCACGGGAACAGCAGGTGGAGTAGTGTCCCAAAGAGGTTTGGATTTACGATCAAGTCACAGATGTGCAGTGCCCAAGAGGAGTCTGTAGGTGATCATTGCAGGAATAGAATGAACATCAAGACTGAGAAATTTCCAGAAAAGCTCATGAAACACAAGAAGCAGTCATCTGCAGGTTCATGACCTTTCCTGTGAGGTATCGTGGGATTGTAACTCTAGTTTTCTTTTTTCATCAAAATAGGAAGCATGAATCCAGATGATATGTTTCTTGAACAAATTTGATCTTGAGGTTGGCCTTCAAAAAGGAAACCTAAATCTTGGGTTAACCATCTGCTTCCTACTAGTGACTGACATGCGACATCTGCAAACTGAAACAGATCTGTATCTTTCTGATTTGCTTGTGCTTCTTGGTTTCTCGTTATATAAATCTGCTCATTGTTCAAGATTGTATAGATCTTGAATTGGATCAGCCTTTTACATTGTGTTATCTCATGCAAGCTCAATGAGCAAATCGGCGACAAATAGCTGCTGTATATTATCTCTGAAAAAGAGTTTGGCATGAAAATAAGCAGTGCTATGCTTTTGATTTGAATAATGAACCAGGTAAGATAGATCTGCCAGTTTAGAGCTCTGTGAATACATCAAATGCTTGTCGGACAGCAGAATTCTTAGCTTTTGAGTAAAATGGTAAATCAATATTGTTTTGCACTTCACAGCATCAGGTCAATGGAGTTTATCGATAACTTGCGATAGCATGGTGATCTGCAGTTGATTACTTTCATTACTAGTTGATGCTTATATGAATAAATGCAAGGAAAACTGCAGGTTTGCAGAACAGAAGCAACTGAATGGGAATACcttcaaatgactcaatacaggCTAACAAAGTTTGTTCTTACAGCTCCATTCCATCAAAGATTTATGAAAGGTCTGTATGATCCAAATTCTTGCTGTGTTACACTTGTGTCCCTTGATGTAAGATTTACCTcagtttttttttgttctttttgttgcaGTCCATTTTCCTGCCATTGTGATTATAGTTCTGTCTGATTTAACTCCTGAGTTCAAACAAAATTTTCCTAGCTTCTTGTTCATGATCATTGTTAATGAGCTGGGTGGAAATAAAGCGCGAATTACATATTACCCTTTGTATTTGGACTATGCGGTCTTTGTATAATTCTGAAAATGAAACAAATAAACTCATTTACTCTAACGTTGTTAACTGTATTGacgaaaaatataatatatgacaTCACATAttgaataattttaattatttttttatttttaataaatttattagtaATAAGATAATGTTAACATCTCACATGCTAAAACAAAaggatgttaaaattatctttttattcattatttttatgttGATCTAACAAGTGATATCATGTATTGTGTTTTTCATCGATACAATTAACGATGTTAGgacaaataagattatttattttatttttagaatcatagatatttttttatattttaagtacagaaatcatgattttaataaaatccaAGTATATTATGTAGTTCGTAACCAGCCCTCTTGCATATGTGAGGTGCCGAAATCATGAAAATAAATAGCAGTTCTACTCAAATTAGCCTTCGTTCTCTGCTTAATACGATATCAACACCATGCAATCTCCATCATGTGTATAACGTATGGCACACACTCACTCTGCTTCCACCTTCTTGAGATCTTTCCGCAGCACCTTTAGATGGCATTTATCACATGAGAAGTGAAAGGGTTTACTCCTCACTACCTGTGTGAGCTATGTTGGACTCAAAATTAGCTCATGAACATTTTGATCCACAGGGTCTGTTGGGCAATCCATAGCTGTTCTTAGTCCACAGCCAGGTCCAAATGCAGTCCATTTCGGATCCAAATCAATCTCATCTGCCTAGTTCTCAGTTCATGAGCTGAAGGCTTGTAATTGGCCCAATCTTTTTTCATAGTTTCTGATTTTTGAAGCTAATTTAATTTCGCATCATTGAATTCAGGGAAGGTATCTTTCACCCTTTATAAATCCAAATCCACAATTGTACATTTTGTGGAAACATCAAAATTAAGTTGATATAAGTGGAGAAGATCAAACTGCAAGACTTGTTTTTTTCCAACAAAGTCAACCTCACTATCTTCCTCAATACATTCGTTTCAAAAGCATATTACATGGAGAGTCATTAACTATATGATTGGAGACACTTGTTGCTATTTATtttgaaatccttcatgttcaTAGAGGTGGTGCCAAGTGGTTGCTAGTTTTACCAGGATATCTAAATCAAGCTTTGTGTAGAAGGAACATTAGCCTGATGTTTTCTTTAggtgatataataataataatatgcatacatacatactacTTGAGATGAAAGGAAAAATACATGAATTCCTGATTGTAATTCTGCATCATCTAAAGATTTTGAAGGCTTTCTGTGCATTTGTTCTTTAGATCTTTACAGCAAGCATCCAGTGCCAAGCTGCTTAGCCTTTTACACAATCTAAAAGGAAGCACCTTTTGCCTGCTTTGCTTTAAAAAGGTCACATATGACAGGAACATGTGAAATAGAGTTGCAGTTGGGACCTCATGATTAAAATAATGAGGTCGAAGGTGTCCTGTCTTCCTTTTGAAGGGATCGACAAGGAAAAAGGCATCTTCTTTGCTCGTCAATCAAGATCCCCTGTGGAGTGGTCCTCTTGCTTGTCATCTGTGATTTAGTTCTTGGAACATTGAACGAGGAAGACAGGGAAGCATCAGTGTTTGTAATTTATCCCTGTCACCCTCATGGACATTTCCCACAAGTGACTGACTTGTTGTCCAGGCTGATTTAGTTCTTGTTTTGCTACCAATAGATCCATCATGTGAGGCTGCAAGCCACTTGCCTTGTTGTTGACGATGAAGGAGTAACATGCATGTTTCTTGAATTTGAAGGGATCATAAATTTTACTTGCATCTCACTGGTTTCTTTAGAGTTAAATAAAGATTTTCTCACTATGAATATTTTACATGTTTCAAAATTTCTCTCTACTCAGACATATCGTAAATTTGGATTAACTTAAATTAAACTTTAGTACTCATCGTATTATCATGTTTCAAGGAGATGAGAGATTTAATGGATGACCTTACAAAGATTGATTGTGTTGGGGCATACttaaatcaataaaattataGTAACAAAATGAATGATGTACTTTGGGCTCCTTTTATAATGAGTTAGGTAACTAAAGGATATGTGTAGAAGTTAGCTCGAGCATTGATTATATGAAATCATCGTTGTATTGTGAAGATATGCATTGAatcatcaaatattataataaatatatatcaatgtaattaacataaaaaaattaataattattatataaggtCGAGTGAACGTCACAAggatacacacacatacataagtATATTTATAGTCCATTTTCATTATTTTCTCAATCAAATCAAGAGAGgtacatttgtatcatttttcccAATCAAATAAACGTTTTAAGAGAGTCCAtagcttttttttttgggtatctTATGTGAATGCCATTAATTATTTTTCAGCTATACTACAACAAAATACTGTACACAAACTAAAAGGAAGAATCAGTATATGCATTATAACTATA
The window above is part of the Musa acuminata AAA Group cultivar baxijiao chromosome BXJ2-6, Cavendish_Baxijiao_AAA, whole genome shotgun sequence genome. Proteins encoded here:
- the LOC135615611 gene encoding BTB/POZ domain-containing protein At1g30440-like produces the protein MACKKLGSKADAFHRQGQAWFCTTGLPSDIIIEVGEMAFHLHKFPLLSKSALLEKLIEEISDEQEGCVVKLDDLPGGSKAFELVARFCYGVKFELTASNVVCLHCAAEHLQMTEEIAEGNLITQTEIFINQVVIRSWKDSIKALVMCNNLLPHAENLQIIKRCLDSLAVKACTDPNLFGWPMVEHGTMHSPGGSVLWNGISTGARPRNCSSDWWYEDVSSLSLPLYKKLISVMESRGIRQEVIAGSMTFYAKRYLPGISRHHCMPSVALTAAPSEEEQRQLLEEIASMLPLQKGMISTNVLFGLLRTGMILQVKPSCISDLEKRIGLQLDQATLEDLLLPNFSYSMETLYNVDCVQQILEHFLAMVQAADCASPNMVDDEQITGSPSLEPVTTAAKLIDGYLAEIAPDVNLKLPKFQNLAGAVPDYARPLDDGLYRAIDIYLKAHPWLTEADREQLCRLMDCQKLSLEACTHAAQNERLPLRLVVQVLFFEQLQLRTSIAGCLLVSDNLDGSRPLRGGLVGSGDAGGWASTVRENHVLKEGMDNMRMRVSELEKECMSMRQEIEKLGHGNSRWSSVPKRFGFTIKSQMCSAQEESVGDHCRNRMNIKTEKFPEKLMKHKKQSSAGS